The nucleotide window ACATTGAGGCAGTGACTAAACCCCAGGCAGGGTTCTTGTCACTCTGCCTTGCCACTAAAGCACACAGTTCCTTCCAGTTTTTATTGATCCAATTAGTTAATGGTTTAATTCATtggctctcaaactttttggtccacAGCCCAACCCACTCACCACAAACTTacatggaccaccagccaaccacccatgttgacaaaatgggtgcaagaGCATGGGAGTCTGGTAGAGAGGTTAagttcaggagcaggctggggggtctGGTcatgaggttgggtgcaggagcaggttgaggGTGAGGGTCTGGTGCAAAGgttatagacaaccacctaacctcaggatgattcttaccaacaaccacaggacattccatactaataccaaccctggaactttcccttgcaacaaaccccattgccagctttgtccacatatttattctgctgacaccatcattggacctaaccatttcagttataagatcaagaacacatattcttgctcatccagaaatataatttatgccatcatgtgccaacagtgttgtctgctatgtatattggacaaacttctcaggcactttgccaaagaatcaatgcacacaacaCAGACATCAGactgtttcacaaagaaaaaacagtttcttgccatttcaaccagaatgggcattgtctcaatgacctgattacctgcatcctgcttcaaagagattttaacacaagacttcaaagagaagcctctgaactgtcattcatgcttaaatttgacactttaccaatgggccttaacaaaggctaactatcttacccattacaaagatagcgttcccgattatcacctctaatatcattatctcatagacattaaccccccaccccaccctgcctctgttctaaaatctgatttgtctattttatatgtgttcactttttttgattgtatccctttggtatatatggtcgtgccaattttcttccacaatttgatctgaggaagtgggtctggcccatgaaagctcatcacctaataaaccatcttgttagtctttaaagtgctgaatagtcctgtcttttgtttcagcatgaccagactaacacgggtacatctctattactatggtGCGAAGTAGTGTGCAGatagctgggggtgcagggttgggatgggatgggaggggaggatAAATAAGGGTGGGGGTACAGAGTCTAGGTGGGATGGGTGTGTGTGAAAAGGGTGAGGGGCACCTCACACCACCCActgccacagccccctgctgctcccattggccgggattCCTGCCAGCAggagccacttcctccccttgCGAGCCAGATTCAGTCCTCAAGGCTTGGGCTTCCCCCCACTCTTCAGTGGGAAgttggcactggtgctccaaccatACAGGGGTGCGTGGCTGGAGAGACTGTGGTGGGAAAAGACTGAGCCCTGAGCCTGTGGTCCACCTACAAGATggtcatggaccactagtggtccacagaccacactttgagaaccactgatttaactGTTTCCAATagaataaagtttgtttaaactTGTTTTGATTTTTCCCTTTAATGATTTTAACCACAGTTAGTAGGTCACTTTCAAATCTCCTCTTTCCCTAGGACAGTGAGCACAATTTTCTCTGCCTTTCTGTAtaactaagattttttttttagacttCATGAGTCTTATGCTTCACGTGTCATGGGAAATCATATAATTATATCATTTCTTTCATTTTATAGGCTATATTGTTAGAGATGAAAATAACTTGCAATTAGGGCAGCTGTGTGTCCCTGAGCTGAACCTGGCACAAAGACTGAATTGAGGAGTTTTTCAGTTCTAATTGAGATTGAATTTTCAATACACAAGGAACCATGTCCTGACTTAACATCACAGTATGTCCTGTATCTTTCCTTAGCATAGCTTGAATGCATTCTGCTGGGTTAGGGCCCCATACtatcccctgcaccaccacccaaaagccacctgtggtaagcagtgtccagctggagcctgcattccaaaccctgtcccctgtcctgaacccctcctgcaccccaaactcctgccctagctctgagTCCTCTTGTACCCAAATACTCATCCAGAGCCTACACCTTGAACCCCCCCGCTTCTCAATtacctcagctcagaacccctctcacacttcaaatcctttagcccaagatcagaatCCACATTCCCTCCCCTGCACTTCAGCCTAATAAAagtgagggagagaggatggagtgaatgggggtggggcctcagaaaaggggtgggaaagaggcagggcaagggtgtttgagtttgaggtagatcctgaattgcatttaaattaaaaaagtgatgtgATGCTTAAAAAGTTTGGAAAGCACTGGTCTTGAGATACTAGAGGAGCATGTAGCAGTGAGAGAAATTAACAAAGCACATGGGAGGAGTAGATAAAAttaagagtacaggcagtcccagagttgcgcggatccgacttatgtcggatccgcagttacgaacggggcttttctcgccccggagaacacgGGCgtcgggaccgcccagatgcgccgcggtcccgccgcccgtgtcctccggggcgagaaaagctgctccgcgtctccctggtctgctggggaggaggcccccagcagaccagggagacgtggagcaaagccacggaggacgtgggcagtgggacagcccagacgcaggggtccccagcagaccagggagacgaggagcaaagcctcggaggacgccggcagcgggacagcccagacgcgccgcggtcccgctgcccgcatcctccgcggcttagctccgcgtctccttagtctgctgggggggcctaaatgtctccccccccccgcaatgggCTTGCTTCCAACTCCTCCCCAATTCTGTATGGCCCCATGCAATCCTGCcctgttagtctgcatctgcaccGACCtcctaataaatctgctagtctctacggggccacaggactcctcgttgtttttgcaccTGGGCAGCGAACCAACCATGCCAAACGCGAGCCCAGCAGAGGCGCTCTAACCTTAAGGCCTCCTCTGCTCTGGAGTCAAGCCTCTGGCGCTTGGTGCCGACGCCCTCCCTCGCCGTTTTTTGTGAAGCGAAGATGGCAGCAGCCTGCGGCGGCTGGAGgtacctggggcagctcccatgGAGGctgagggctgctggccaggcggCTGGAGCGAGGCTTTTGCGGGCCCAGAGCAGGGGTTACTGCATCCGATTTGGGACAGGACGCTACGCACGAGGCCGAGCACTGAAGAACAGCCGCATGCTAGTGGGGGCTGCTTTTGCCCTGGGAGGCACCTTCGGCCTGTTCCAGACTCTCCATTACCCCTTAAAGGCGCAGGAGCCCCTtgcagagcagcaggcagccaagGTAATCTCCTCCCTCTTCAGGGTGTTGCTGGAAATCCCGGTGCTCCTTGCAATCCTTGCGGAacacagggctccatgctgcTTTCCCATCCCCCATTAACAAGGGATTCTGAAATGATACGGCTCTCCCTGTTTAATCTGTATTTTTATCCTGACCCCCAAATAGCTCCCATTTTTGGAGGTGCATGCTGAAATCTTGGTCCCTACTTTTAATAAAATGTTATAGGGTGGCATcgtttcttcctcccctcccgcaCAGATTTCTCCTCAGGACGTGTTTCtaattttgttcatttttcagaTAGTATTTTCCCTTCTAACGTCCTGTAATTGAGTTTCCAGATTAAAAGTCTATAAACGTCTCTCAAATGATCAATGGCGTTTTTTCCCCAATTTACTGAATCTGCAAATCTATTTGTAGCTTTCCCTGAATGCACTATTAATtgcttctttaaaaacaataagttaATTAACATTTTCCTTGCCTATGTGCGAATGAGACACTAACAAAAGGGAAGCCATAAGGTTACAATAGACTCCCTAAAAATGCCCCCAAGTTTTACTAAAAACTCTGGTGTatcaaaactaaactaaaacccCCATCCTGCAAGACATACACAGATCCCTAATTTTAGTCAATAGAAAGAAAATAATCTTGTTAGTTTCAGCTTTGTTTTACTCTATTGACTTTCTGGCTCTCATACACTAGCACAATGCAGCAATATTTGGGGGTGGCAATACTTAATGagaatgtttaaataaaaaaatcaggctTTTATGATTGACACATCTGTAATATCAGATGTTTTTAGAAAAcaacatttaaattattaaaatctcTGTCAAAACTACCCAACATTATCCTCTTCGAAATTATTCATAAAAAGCAATTTTAATAGTTAAAAGTAGTTATGGGACAGAGAGAACAACAATGCTATACACTTACAAAGGGCTTTCCATCAACTAACGACTTGCTGCAAATACCCTGACGGgttatggaaatgaaaaactagGCAAAATGGTGGCACgctgaaaaagctaccggggggggggggggagaagctgttctagatttgatcctaacaaatagggaggagctggttgagaatttgaaagtggaaggcagcttgtgtgaaagtgatcatgaaatcatagagttcacaaccttaaggaagggtagaagggagaacagcaaaatagagacaatggatttcaggaaggcggattttggtaagctcagagagctgataggtaaggtctcatgggagttgagactgagaggaaaaaacaactgaggagagttggcagtttttcaaagggacattgttaagggcccaaaagcaagcttttctgatgtgtcggaaagatagaaaatacggcaaaagaccgtcttggcttaaccacaagatcttgcatgatctaaaaataaaaaggagttatataaaaaatggaaactaggacaaattacaaaggatgaatataggcaaacagcacaggaatgcaggggcaagattagaaaagcaaaggcacagaatgagctcaaactagctaccggaataaaagggaaacaagacgactttttataaatacattagaagcaagaggaagaccaaagagagggtaggcccactggtcagtgaggagggagaaacagtaacaggaaacttggaaatggcagagatgctcaatgacttctttgtttcggtattcaccgagaagtctgtaggaatgcctaacatagtgaacgctggtgggaagggggtagttttagaaggtgaaataaaaaaagaacaagttaaaaatcacctagaaaagatagatgcctgcaagtcaccagggcctgatgaaatgcatcctagaatactcaaggagctgatagaggaggtatctgagcctctagctatcatctttggaaaatcatgggagacaggagagattccagaggactggaaaagggcaaatatagtgcccatctataaaaagggaaacaagaacaacccaggaaactacagacccgttagtttaacttctgtgccagggaagataatggagcgagtaattaaggaaatcatctgtaaacacttggaaagtggcaaggtgatagggaacagccagcatggatttgtaaagaacaaatcatgtcaaaccaatctgatagctttgataggataataagtcttgtggataagggagaagcggtggatgtggtatacctagactttagtaaggcgtttgatactgtcttgcatgatattcttatcaataaactaggtaaatacaacttaaatggggctactataaggtgggtgcataactggctggagaaccatactcagagagtagttattaatggttcacaatcctgctggaaggggataacaagtggggttccgcaggggtctgttttgggaccggctctattcaatatcttcatcaacgatttagatattggtatagaaagtacgcttattaagtttgcagatgataccaagctgggaggggttgcgactaatctggaggatagggtcataattcaaaataacctggacaaattggagaaatggtctgaggtaaataggatgaagtttaataaagacaaatgcaaagtgttccacttaggaaggaacaatcagtttcatacatacagaacgggaagcgactgtctgggaaggagtacggcagaaagggatctaggggttatactggaccacaagttgaatatgagtcagcaatgtgatgctgttgcaaagaaagcaaacatgattctgggatgcattaacaagtgtgttgtgagcaagacacgagaagtcattcttccgctttactctgcactggttaggcctcagctggagtattgtgtttagttctgggcaccgcatttcaagaaagatgtggagaaattggagagggttcagagaagagcaacgagaatgattaaaggtctagagaacatgagctatgagggaagactgaaggaattgggtttgtttagtttagaaaagagaagattgaggggggacatgatagcagttttcagatatctaaaagggtgtcataaggaggagggagaaaacttgttcatcttggcctctggggatagaacgagaagcaatgggcttaaactgcagcaagagagatttaggttggacattaggaaaaagttcctaactgtcagggtagtcaaacactggaataaattgcccagggaggttgtggaatctctatctctggagatatttaagagtaggtgagataaatgtctatcagggatggtcagtatttggtcctgccatgaaggcaggggactggactcgatgatctctcgaggtcctttccagtcctatgagtctatgtgtTTTATAACTTATGAATAATAAGAAAAGCACATTAAATGTCTATTGTATAATTGCATTTTGGCTAATACTGTTGGTCTGATGCTTTATTCCTTGTGTACCCAGCTTTCTCAGTTAAGATATGGTGCACAAACTATTCAAGATCAGATTCTTTTTTTATACATTTTCAGTCAATGCCTTGCAACcactattacaaaaaaaaaaaagtcattgctTCCtggcacactttttttttttttttaaatacagtagaGTCCGGATTATCCAACCTTTGGTAATCCGACATTCCGCTttatctgaccctgcagctcctggggacaaAGCGGTGCTGGCAGGAGCGGCATTAGTGGCTCCAGGGCACGGGccgggagaatggccccgctcgctgccTGGTCGCTCTCTAGGAgccgctgatgctgctcctgccagtgctgcttcatccccgggagctgcagggttggataaagagcaggcagggagaatggccccgctcgctgccACGTCGCTTTCTGGAGCTgctgatgcctgcagctcccggggacgaAGCGGCactggcaggagcggcatcagcggctccaggagaacaatggggcagcgagcggggccgGGTGCCTGGGAGCTACAGAGTgggaaggggccagggccaggcagggatggggaccaagTGGCCCCagctacagtagagtccctatcatccaacATTTTTGGTAATCCAACCACCTATTGGTCCCAtttaggtcggatgatagggactctactgtatgtCAATTGTAGTGTTTGTAGTATAAACGTTCTGCTTGGGacatgggttttgttttgtttttttgtttgactTTAGaactttttctttttggtttgttttttaggTTGGTAATTATCTTAGGTTGGATGgttggatttgtgtgtgtgtgtgggaggggggattcTTATGGTAACTTGGTCCCTAAGCTATAGGATTCAATTGGGAAAAATCATATATTCTTAGATTGGAGTTATTACAATAGGGTATTGCCATATTTAGAAAATTAGATATTCGTTATGCAAAAACAGTGTAATGACATTGGAAGAAAACACTAGTTAACCAGGAGTATGAGCTTTGATTTGGATGATCAGATTGTGATCTCAGTACCAAATATCAGCAATTGCAATTTAAAATTCATCTGGAAGAGAAAGTGATTTTTGAGTTGAAGTTACAGaactttgttttttttctccctcagcTCCCTGCTGGTAGCCTGCAGTTGATCCTGTACCAATACAAAACCTGCCCATTCTGCAGTAAGGTCCGTGCCTTCCTTGATTACCATGGGGTGCCTTATGAAGTTGTGGAGGTGAACCCAGTAATGAGGAAGGAGATCAAATTCTCCTCCTACAGAAAGGTGCCCATTCTTTTAGCCAACGCTGGAAACACTCTGGTGAGTCTCTGCTTCTCAAAAGACCTTGGTTTGGGGATTTATATCTAACACTGGGTCACTAGCCAAGGGCACATGAAGCCTGTAGATTGAGAGAATGTGCTAAAAATAAAGGACCATTTTACAGCTGCATACTTAGCTGCCTCATTCTTGTTTTGCTGAGCACTTGCAAGGCCTAATGTTCCCTAACAGTGAGAAGCCAGGCTACTGTTAGAGAGTCCCCCAATAGGCTTGGGGGAAGGTAAGCCTTTAAAGTCTGCGATCTTTAGTGATCCTACTCTCATGCAGGACTCAAACAACTAGTACTGAAGTCCATCGGAGTTACTTGTATTCTGTGGGGTGGAAGAATTGACACCCAAAGACAAATATGTAACTGTATATTTTCTCACTATTTTGGTTTTTGGCCAGTATGGTAGATAGCGTTTATtttggtaaacatgtaactgctgaaattttgaaagacggctccctgcactgctgtgtctgatacagaggcagcagcgggcgTGAGGGGGGAGATGTGTATACAGTATgctatcacatccctagtagatataggaggcccctgacttgcaacCGCCCGAGTTCCAAcaccccgcacttacaaccatttttgtaagtgcggaaggggccaaaaAACCCCAACTTACGTCCTTGGCCCGCATTTATGACGGTGCACGGTGCCTGTTGTAAATGTGGGTTTGAGTTACGACGCTTCCGACTTGCTTCGCTTCCCCCCGAACCAATCGTGatgcaagtcgggggcctcctgtatatgGCTATAAACAAATCTACACTACTATGGAAATAAACAGGAATTTGGGGAAGAAGGTACTTGCAGAGGACTTAGGCTCCAAAGGGGTTCAGTTGGCAGAGCTTGTTATGAGCACCTCTTTCTTAACTccattttaattctgttttgcaGCAACTGAATGACTCTTCAATGATCATCAGTGCAATCAAGACCTATCTTGTTTCCAGGTAAGGAACTGGGACAGTAAAACTACAGTTGAGATTGTAAATTGCCTTAGGCACACTAGAAAACAAGGGCACATTACTGTTTGTATGTGCATGTTTATagacaaagtgatttttttctgtacaaagaggagttaaaaattaaatgtatgaaatctttttctgatttttgtggggggggggagaatcagaaTGTCAGGAAATAAATCAGTTTGCTACTCTTGTGCAGGTCACAAAGAGCTCAAATAAGGAATGGAGAAGGTTACACCTTGGATAACTTGTACTTTTATTCCTTTGTGCGGTGTAGAGAAATTGAAATATAAGACACTTTTTAGCTGCAGGTGACCAGGCccactgtgggggggggctgcccccatgACCTGATGACTCAAAGGGGGCTGGTGTGGTGCGCTTCGGATTGCACTttgggctggctgccccaccctgTCCCTTCTGTCGagaccccatcccttctggggtgCAGAACTGACCCCCAACCTTGCCCAGAGACCTGCAGATACTGTCGGTTCCGCTGCAGCTTAATATTCTGGAATCTTGTTAATGCTTACTGAAGGTTATTTGGAGTGAAACCTACATGTACTCTCTTTCATTAGTTTCTTGCCTTACATTAAAACACACTGTTATGAAATAGTTTGTGGCTTCAGTGTGCTTTACTGTTTTCTTTTCATGTACCTTAAGTAtgttttccccttagtcttgtaTGCATGCACTCACTACATAGTTACAACAATGCATTATAGTAAAAATATATTTGGGATGATAATGTGCATGTATAGAGTCAATTTTCAGATTGAAACTGCTCTAAAAATGACACATTTATTTTCTATCCATGATTCCAGATCAAATTTGCTCAGATCTTGAGAATCAAAAGATGCTTTGTAGGCTTGGAGAAAGGGGAGACTTTGAAATCCACTGACCTTTTGCTCCCACCCCCAAACAGGATTCAAACCATTTGTACTGAAGCCAGAGGGAGTTGTATTCTATAGAGAAAGAGAATTACAACTGAAGGACGAGTATTTTAATGGTATATTTTCTCTCtaggctgttttgttttgtttccccctAATGGCTAATctcatcgtgtgtgtgtgtgtgtgtgtgtgtgtgtgtgtgtgtgtgtgtgtgtgtgtgtgtgtgtattatatcAGCTCCACAATCCCATTACAATCAgcaagtttttgtttttgtgttttttacaGTCAAACTACACTTCAGGATGGAGAGGAATTctgaaagagaaaatacaaattgcATGTAGATGGCCCTTAGATTTAAAGCCCCTAAGCTGCCTCCTTTTGAGGGTATCATGTTGTTAGAATAGCCAGAGCTTTGTTGTACCAAAAGACGACTTCTAGCAACTGTTTTTTCAGTAACCCAGGGAGAACAGCATGCAGATCCTGACTCTGTTTCTCTCCTCAGGAAGAAGAGTTTAGAAGAGATTGTGTCATTTTATCCTGCTATGAAATCTGTGAACGAGAAGGGCAAGGAGGTGATGGAGTATGGGAACAAATACTGGCTCATGCTGGATGATATGGAGACCCAGCATATGTATCCCATCAAAGAAGCTAGGGTGTAAGTATTTCATGTGCTAGAAGTCTCTGAGCTGGTTTTGCAGCACCTGTCTTGTATAATCTTGGAAAACATGAACATCCACCTTCAAATGCTGCTCTTGACATCATACCTATCAGGCACCCCTAAATAACTGCAGTGGTTTTGATTCAAGTAACTTCTTTGTTTAATTTGCAATGTGAAATTCTCTAGTTTGGTGTACCCTAAGCCCCAGCCATTGCACCAATTTCCTCCCTTTCCTTCTGTCCCTGCTTTCTTCCCATAGAGAGATGCCCCTTTGGGCTCCTGAGTTAGCCAGAAGGCTCACTTGGGATTGTTTAATGTTGGGGAAAACCCGTGAATAAGGGACACTCATTCCTTGTAGGCCGACCAGCCTGCTTGCAATAATAGAGAATCTAGAGTTTTAGTTTGTTTTATCCAGCTGGAGTTTGACATTGGAGCAGCTCAGTGACTTCAGCAGCATACATTCTGTATTGGCCATGTGTGTAGAAAGCCTGACAGCCAATCAATCACCTTTCCATTGGGAAATACACCTTATCCCTCCTGACCATAGTTTAGGGATATTACCAGTGTAACAGGCTGGATGGGAATTCTGTTGCAGTCCCGTCCTCTGCAGAAGCTCCAGCTACAATCATTCTGATCTCAGCTGCATCATCCTCCCCTGGCTCAATGTATCCCCCTTATTCACTTAAACTACTTTCTTGGGATGTCTATAGggaggaaatgaagtggcgagA belongs to Pelodiscus sinensis isolate JC-2024 chromosome 22, ASM4963464v1, whole genome shotgun sequence and includes:
- the PTGES2 gene encoding prostaglandin E synthase 2, with the protein product MAAACGGWRYLGQLPWRLRAAGQAAGARLLRAQSRGYCIRFGTGRYARGRALKNSRMLVGAAFALGGTFGLFQTLHYPLKAQEPLAEQQAAKLPAGSLQLILYQYKTCPFCSKVRAFLDYHGVPYEVVEVNPVMRKEIKFSSYRKVPILLANAGNTLQLNDSSMIISAIKTYLVSRKKSLEEIVSFYPAMKSVNEKGKEVMEYGNKYWLMLDDMETQHMYPIKEARVEEMKWREWADNWLVHLISPNVYRTPREALASFDYIVREGKFGTMEGFFAKYMGAIAMFFISKRLKTRHHLQDNVREDLYKAANDWVKAVGKHRPFMGGSQPNLADLAVYGVLRVMEGLEAYDDMMNHTMIQPWYHRMEKAIGEAEVTNWQLLQPPF